One Mycolicibacterium fortuitum subsp. fortuitum genomic window carries:
- the car gene encoding carboxylic acid reductase, which yields MSFDTRDEQLATRIADLTATDPQFAAAIPSDTVTASVDVPGLLLPEIVQRVLEGYAERPALGERALEFVADPATGRTTARLLPRFDTISYGQVWDRVRALAAALHASGVAAGDRVAILGFTSADYTVIDTALGQIGAVSVPLQTSSSPEALAPIVTETEPRVIAASVDHLADAVELALTAHAPAQLVVFDHHPEIDDHREAVASAAERITAAGASIAVDTLAGLLDRGSNLPAPEAPKADGSDPLALLIYTSGSTGAPKGAMYLQSAVAKFWRRNSKAWLGPVSSAINLSFMPMSHVMGRGILYASLAAGGTCYFAARSDLSTLLEDLALTRPTELNFVPRVWEMIHSEYQSRVDQRLAEGGRDREAVEAEVLAEVRDKVLGGRFVAAMTGSAPISAELKTWTQDMLGIHLLEGYGSTEAGMALFDGVVQRPPVIDYKLVDVPDLGYFGTDQPHPRGELLIKTENLFPGYYKRPEVTASVFDEDGFYRTGDVVAEIGPDQLRYVDRRNNVLKLAQGEFVTLAKLEAVFGNSPLVQQIYVYGNSAQPYLLAVVVPTDPSVSKEAIAESLQEVAREADLQSYEIPRDFIVETTPFSLENGLLTGIRKLAWPKLKAHYGERLEQLYAELAETQAAELRELRSASADAPVVETVSRAAGALLGAAASDLGPDAHFTDLGGDSLSALTFGNLLREIFDVDVPVGVIVSPATDLAGIAEYIETQRSGSKRPTYASVHGRHAAEVSAADLTLDKFLDADTLAAAPNLPKAGSEVRTVLLTGATGFLGRYLALEWLERMDLVDGKVIALVRAKSDEEARTRLDATFDSGDAKLLAHYQNLAADHLEVVAGDKGEENLGLDQQTWQRLADEVDLIVDPAALVNHVLPYSELFGPNALGTAELIKIALTTKIKPYTYVSTIGVGDQIEPGKFVENVDVREMSAVRKINDGYANGYGNSKWAGEVLLREANDLCGLPVAVFRCDMILADTSYSGQLNLPDMFTRMMLSLVASGIAPKSFYELDSEGNRQRSHYDGLPVEFIAESISTLGGQSVESFETYHVMNPYDDGLGMDEFVDWLIEAGYPIERIEDYGQWVQRFESTLRALPDKQRQASLLPLLHNYQKPERPMLGALAPTDHFRAAVQEAKIGPDKDIPHVSPAVIVKYITDLQQLGLL from the coding sequence ATGTCGTTTGATACTCGCGATGAGCAACTGGCGACCCGTATCGCCGATCTGACCGCCACCGATCCACAGTTCGCCGCCGCGATACCGAGCGACACCGTCACCGCCTCCGTAGACGTGCCCGGCCTGCTTCTGCCCGAGATCGTGCAGAGGGTTCTGGAGGGCTACGCCGAACGGCCCGCGCTCGGCGAGCGCGCGCTCGAATTCGTGGCCGACCCTGCCACGGGGCGCACCACTGCTCGCCTGCTCCCCCGGTTCGACACCATCAGCTACGGCCAGGTGTGGGACCGGGTGCGCGCCCTCGCCGCAGCGCTGCACGCCTCGGGCGTCGCAGCCGGCGACCGGGTCGCGATCCTGGGTTTCACCAGTGCTGACTACACCGTGATCGACACGGCGCTCGGCCAGATCGGCGCGGTGTCGGTGCCCCTGCAGACCAGCTCCTCGCCCGAGGCGCTGGCGCCGATCGTGACCGAGACCGAGCCTCGGGTGATCGCGGCGAGTGTCGACCACCTCGCCGATGCCGTCGAGCTCGCGCTCACCGCTCACGCTCCGGCCCAACTCGTCGTCTTCGACCACCACCCCGAGATCGATGACCATCGCGAGGCCGTGGCATCGGCCGCCGAGAGGATCACCGCAGCAGGCGCATCCATCGCCGTCGACACGCTGGCCGGACTGCTGGACCGCGGAAGCAACCTCCCGGCACCCGAGGCGCCCAAGGCGGACGGCTCCGACCCCTTGGCGTTGCTGATCTACACCTCCGGCAGCACCGGCGCTCCCAAGGGCGCGATGTACCTGCAGAGCGCCGTGGCCAAGTTCTGGCGTCGCAACAGCAAGGCCTGGCTCGGGCCGGTCAGCTCGGCGATCAACCTGAGCTTCATGCCGATGAGCCACGTGATGGGCCGCGGCATCCTGTATGCCTCGCTCGCCGCCGGCGGCACCTGCTACTTCGCCGCCCGCAGCGACCTGTCGACACTGCTGGAGGACCTCGCCCTGACGCGGCCCACCGAGCTGAATTTCGTCCCACGCGTCTGGGAGATGATCCACAGCGAATATCAGAGCCGGGTCGATCAGCGTCTGGCCGAGGGCGGCCGGGACCGTGAGGCCGTCGAAGCGGAGGTGTTGGCCGAGGTCCGCGACAAGGTGCTCGGCGGCCGCTTCGTCGCCGCCATGACCGGCTCGGCACCCATCTCAGCCGAGCTCAAGACCTGGACCCAGGACATGCTCGGCATCCACCTGCTGGAGGGCTACGGCTCGACCGAAGCCGGCATGGCACTGTTCGACGGTGTCGTGCAGCGTCCGCCGGTGATCGACTACAAGTTGGTCGACGTCCCGGACCTCGGGTACTTCGGCACCGACCAGCCTCACCCGCGCGGCGAGTTGCTGATCAAGACCGAGAACCTGTTCCCCGGCTACTACAAGCGTCCCGAGGTCACCGCGTCGGTGTTCGACGAGGACGGCTTCTACCGCACCGGTGACGTCGTCGCAGAGATCGGCCCGGACCAGCTGCGCTACGTCGACCGGCGCAACAACGTGCTCAAGCTCGCCCAGGGCGAGTTCGTCACCCTGGCCAAGCTGGAAGCCGTGTTCGGCAACAGTCCACTGGTGCAACAGATCTACGTCTACGGCAACAGCGCCCAGCCCTACCTGCTGGCCGTCGTGGTACCCACGGATCCGAGCGTTTCCAAAGAGGCGATCGCCGAGTCCCTGCAAGAGGTGGCCCGGGAGGCCGACCTGCAGTCCTACGAGATCCCGCGCGACTTCATCGTGGAGACAACACCGTTCAGCCTCGAGAACGGTCTGCTGACCGGTATCCGCAAGCTGGCGTGGCCGAAGTTGAAGGCGCACTACGGCGAGCGGCTCGAGCAGCTGTATGCCGAGCTGGCCGAGACGCAGGCCGCCGAACTTCGCGAGTTGCGTTCGGCGAGTGCCGACGCCCCCGTGGTGGAAACCGTCAGCCGGGCTGCCGGTGCCCTGCTGGGCGCCGCGGCATCCGACCTGGGGCCTGACGCCCACTTCACCGACCTGGGTGGGGATTCCTTGTCGGCGTTGACCTTCGGCAACCTGCTTCGGGAGATCTTCGATGTGGATGTGCCGGTGGGCGTGATCGTCAGCCCGGCCACCGACCTGGCCGGCATCGCCGAGTACATCGAGACCCAGCGCAGCGGATCCAAGCGCCCGACCTACGCGTCGGTGCACGGCAGGCACGCCGCCGAAGTCAGTGCGGCCGACCTGACCCTGGACAAGTTCCTCGACGCCGACACCCTGGCCGCCGCACCGAACCTGCCCAAGGCAGGCAGCGAGGTTCGGACCGTGCTGCTCACCGGCGCCACCGGCTTCCTCGGCCGCTACTTGGCGCTGGAATGGCTGGAGCGCATGGACCTGGTCGACGGCAAGGTCATCGCGCTGGTGCGCGCCAAGTCCGACGAGGAGGCCCGGACCCGGCTCGACGCCACCTTCGACAGCGGTGACGCGAAACTCCTTGCGCACTACCAGAATCTGGCCGCTGACCACCTCGAAGTGGTTGCCGGCGACAAGGGCGAGGAGAACCTCGGCCTGGATCAGCAGACCTGGCAGCGGCTCGCCGACGAGGTCGACCTGATCGTCGACCCGGCCGCACTGGTCAACCACGTGCTGCCCTACAGCGAACTGTTCGGCCCCAACGCACTGGGCACCGCCGAGCTGATCAAGATCGCGCTCACCACGAAGATCAAGCCGTACACCTACGTGTCGACCATCGGCGTCGGCGATCAGATCGAGCCCGGGAAGTTCGTCGAGAACGTCGACGTCCGGGAGATGAGTGCGGTCCGCAAGATCAACGATGGGTACGCCAACGGTTACGGCAACAGCAAGTGGGCGGGTGAGGTTTTGCTGCGCGAGGCCAACGATCTGTGCGGGCTGCCGGTCGCGGTGTTCCGCTGCGACATGATCCTGGCCGACACCTCCTACTCGGGCCAGCTGAACTTGCCGGACATGTTCACCCGCATGATGCTGAGCCTCGTCGCCAGCGGTATCGCGCCGAAGTCCTTCTACGAGCTGGATTCCGAAGGCAACCGCCAGCGCTCACATTACGACGGTCTGCCCGTCGAGTTCATCGCCGAGTCGATCTCGACGTTGGGCGGGCAATCGGTCGAGAGCTTCGAGACCTACCACGTGATGAACCCGTACGACGACGGCCTCGGCATGGACGAGTTCGTCGACTGGCTCATCGAGGCCGGCTACCCGATCGAGCGCATCGAGGATTACGGGCAGTGGGTCCAGCGCTTCGAGAGCACCTTGCGCGCCCTGCCGGACAAGCAGCGTCAGGCGTCGCTGTTGCCGCTGCTGCACAACTACCAGAAGCCCGAGCGGCCGATGCTGGGCGCCCTGGCGCCCACGGACCACTTCCGTGCGGCGGTGCAGGAAGCCAAGATCGGGCCCGACAAGGACATTCCCCATGTCAGCCCGGCAGTGATCGTCAAGTACATCACCGACCTGCAGCAGCTCGGCCTGCTCTAG
- the car gene encoding carboxylic acid reductase, protein MTTETREDRLQRRIAHLYEADSQFAAARPSEAVNTAVAEPELRLPAVVKGVFAGYADRPALGQRAVEYVTDADGRTSAQLLPRFDTITYRQLGDRVQAVTNAWHNHPVKPGDRVAILGFTSVDYTTVDTALIELGAVSVPLQTSAPVTTLRPIVAETEPTVIAASIDFLDDAVELVKSGPAPRRLVVFDYRPRVDAQREAFEAAKAALAGTDVVVEPLADVLDRGRSLADAPLYTPGQPDPLTMLIYTSGSTGTPKGAMYPESKVANMWQLATKATWDENQAALPAITLNFMPMSHVMGRGILIGTLSSGGTAYFAARSDLSTFLEDLALVRPTQLSFVPRIWDMLFQEYQSRLDRSGAPEDEVLAEVRQDLLGGRFVSAMTGSAPISAEMKNWVERLLDMHLLEGYGSTEAGSVFVDGHIQRPPVIDYKLVDVPDLGYFLTDRPHPRGELLVKSEQMFPGYYKRPEITAEMFDEDGYYRTGDIVAELGPDQVEYLDRRNNVLKLSQGEFVTVSKLEAVFGDSPLVRQIFVYGNSARSYLLAVVVPTDPSLSKQAIGDSLQDAARAAGLQSYEIPRDFIVETTPFSLENGLLTGIRKLARPNLKAYYGDRLEQLYTELAEGQANELSELRRNGAQAPVLDTVSRAAGALLGAAASDLAPEAHFTDLGGDSLSALTFGNLLQEIFDVEVPVSAIVSPASDLRTIAEYIEAQRSGADVRPTFTSVHGRNATEVHASDLTLDKFIDAATLAAAPSLPGPVSEIRTVLLTGATGFLGRYLALEWLERMDLVDGKVICLVRAKSDEEARARLDKTFDSGDPKLWAHYQKLAADHLEVIAGDKGEADLGLDQVTWQRLADTVDFIVDPAALVNHVLPYSELFGPNALGTAELIRIALTTRIKPFAYVSTIGVGGGIEPGKFVEAGDIRAISPVRRVDDGYANGYGNSKWAGEVLLREAHDLAGLPVTVFRCDMILADTTYAGQLNLPDMFTRMMFSLVATGVAPKSFNQLDADGNRQRSHYDGLPVEFIAEAISTLGAHVQDGFETYHVMNPHDDGIGMDEFVDWLIEAGYPIQRVEDYQEWLARFETTLRALPDKQRQASLLPLLHNYQQPGVPVNGAMAPTDVFRTAVQDAKIGPDKDIPHVSREVIVKYISDLKLLGLL, encoded by the coding sequence ATGACCACCGAAACGCGTGAAGACCGGTTGCAACGCCGGATCGCACACCTGTATGAAGCCGACTCACAGTTCGCCGCGGCCCGTCCCAGCGAGGCTGTCAACACCGCCGTCGCCGAGCCCGAGCTGCGGTTGCCGGCTGTCGTCAAAGGCGTGTTCGCCGGCTACGCCGACCGTCCCGCGCTGGGACAGCGCGCCGTCGAGTACGTCACCGACGCCGACGGCCGCACGTCGGCCCAGCTGCTCCCCCGGTTCGACACCATCACGTACCGCCAGTTGGGCGACCGCGTCCAAGCGGTGACCAACGCCTGGCACAACCACCCGGTGAAGCCCGGCGACCGCGTCGCCATCCTGGGGTTCACCAGCGTCGACTACACCACTGTCGACACCGCGCTGATCGAACTCGGTGCCGTATCGGTGCCGCTGCAGACCAGTGCGCCGGTAACCACCCTGCGCCCCATCGTCGCCGAGACGGAACCGACCGTGATCGCGGCGAGCATCGACTTCCTCGACGACGCGGTCGAACTGGTGAAGTCCGGCCCTGCACCCCGGCGCCTGGTGGTGTTCGACTACCGCCCGCGGGTCGACGCTCAGCGTGAAGCCTTCGAAGCCGCCAAGGCCGCACTGGCCGGCACCGATGTCGTCGTCGAACCGCTGGCCGACGTCCTCGACCGCGGCCGCTCACTGGCCGACGCACCGCTGTACACCCCCGGTCAGCCCGACCCGCTGACCATGCTGATCTACACCTCCGGCAGCACCGGCACCCCCAAGGGCGCGATGTACCCGGAGAGCAAGGTCGCCAACATGTGGCAGCTGGCCACCAAGGCCACCTGGGACGAGAATCAGGCGGCGCTGCCGGCGATCACCCTCAACTTCATGCCGATGAGCCACGTCATGGGCCGCGGCATCTTGATCGGCACGCTGAGCTCCGGTGGCACCGCGTATTTCGCTGCGCGCAGCGACCTTTCGACCTTCCTGGAGGACCTAGCCCTGGTCCGGCCCACGCAGCTGAGCTTCGTGCCCCGGATCTGGGACATGCTGTTTCAGGAGTACCAGAGCCGGTTGGATCGCAGCGGAGCACCGGAAGACGAAGTCCTCGCCGAGGTTCGCCAGGACCTGCTGGGCGGGCGGTTCGTCTCCGCGATGACCGGTTCCGCGCCGATCTCGGCGGAGATGAAGAACTGGGTGGAGCGCCTGCTCGACATGCACCTGCTGGAGGGCTACGGCTCCACCGAGGCAGGTTCGGTCTTCGTCGACGGCCACATCCAGCGCCCGCCGGTGATCGACTACAAGTTGGTCGACGTGCCGGACCTGGGCTACTTCCTTACCGACCGGCCCCACCCGCGTGGTGAGCTGCTGGTGAAGTCCGAGCAGATGTTCCCCGGGTACTACAAGCGCCCGGAGATCACCGCCGAGATGTTCGACGAGGACGGCTACTACCGCACCGGTGACATCGTCGCCGAACTCGGACCAGACCAGGTCGAATACCTCGACCGGCGCAACAACGTGCTGAAGCTCTCGCAGGGCGAATTCGTCACCGTCTCCAAGCTGGAGGCCGTCTTCGGAGACAGCCCGCTGGTACGGCAGATCTTCGTCTACGGCAACAGCGCCCGCTCGTATCTGCTGGCCGTCGTGGTGCCGACCGATCCGTCCCTGTCGAAGCAGGCGATCGGCGATTCACTGCAGGACGCCGCGCGGGCCGCGGGTCTGCAGTCCTACGAGATCCCACGCGATTTCATCGTCGAGACAACGCCCTTCAGCCTGGAGAACGGCCTGCTGACCGGCATCCGCAAGCTGGCTCGGCCGAATCTGAAGGCCTACTACGGCGATCGGTTGGAGCAGCTTTACACGGAGCTGGCCGAGGGTCAGGCCAATGAACTGAGCGAGCTGCGGCGCAACGGCGCCCAGGCCCCGGTGCTCGACACGGTGAGCCGGGCCGCAGGTGCCCTGCTGGGTGCCGCGGCATCCGACCTCGCCCCCGAGGCCCACTTCACCGATCTGGGTGGAGATTCGTTGTCGGCCTTGACCTTCGGAAACCTCCTGCAGGAGATCTTCGACGTCGAGGTGCCGGTGTCGGCGATCGTCAGCCCGGCCTCGGATCTTCGGACCATCGCCGAGTACATCGAGGCTCAACGCTCGGGCGCCGATGTGCGGCCGACCTTCACGTCGGTGCACGGCCGCAACGCGACCGAAGTCCACGCATCCGATCTGACGCTGGACAAATTCATCGACGCCGCGACATTGGCCGCCGCACCGAGCCTGCCGGGCCCGGTCAGTGAGATCCGTACCGTACTGCTCACCGGCGCAACCGGATTCCTGGGTCGCTACTTGGCCCTGGAGTGGCTGGAACGGATGGACCTGGTCGACGGCAAGGTCATCTGCCTGGTGCGCGCGAAGTCGGACGAGGAAGCCCGCGCGCGGCTCGACAAGACCTTCGACAGCGGCGACCCCAAGCTGTGGGCGCACTACCAGAAACTGGCCGCCGACCATCTCGAAGTGATCGCCGGCGACAAGGGCGAGGCCGATCTCGGGCTCGACCAAGTGACCTGGCAGCGTCTGGCCGACACCGTCGATTTCATCGTCGACCCGGCCGCACTGGTCAACCACGTGCTGCCCTACAGCGAACTGTTCGGCCCCAACGCACTTGGCACTGCTGAGCTCATCCGGATCGCGCTCACCACGCGCATCAAGCCGTTCGCGTACGTGTCGACGATCGGCGTGGGCGGCGGTATCGAGCCAGGAAAGTTCGTGGAGGCCGGGGATATTCGAGCCATCAGTCCGGTTCGACGCGTCGACGACGGCTACGCCAACGGCTACGGCAACAGCAAGTGGGCCGGCGAGGTGCTACTGCGCGAAGCGCACGATCTGGCCGGGCTGCCGGTGACGGTGTTCCGCTGCGACATGATCCTGGCGGACACCACCTACGCCGGGCAGTTGAACCTGCCGGACATGTTCACCCGCATGATGTTCAGCCTCGTCGCCACCGGTGTCGCACCGAAGTCCTTCAACCAGCTCGACGCCGACGGCAACCGACAGCGCTCGCACTACGACGGGCTGCCCGTCGAGTTCATCGCCGAGGCCATCTCAACCCTGGGCGCCCACGTCCAGGACGGCTTCGAGACGTACCACGTGATGAACCCGCACGACGACGGCATCGGCATGGACGAGTTCGTCGACTGGCTCATCGAGGCCGGCTACCCGATCCAGCGAGTGGAGGACTACCAGGAGTGGTTGGCCCGCTTCGAGACCACGCTGCGGGCACTGCCCGACAAGCAACGTCAGGCCTCGCTGCTGCCGCTGCTGCACAACTACCAGCAGCCCGGCGTGCCGGTGAACGGCGCGATGGCACCGACCGACGTGTTCCGTACCGCAGTGCAGGACGCGAAGATCGGGCCCGACAAGGACATCCCCCATGTCAGCCGGGAGGTCATCGTCAAGTACATCAGCGATCTGAAACTGCTCGGATTGCTGTAA
- the gabT gene encoding 4-aminobutyrate--2-oxoglutarate transaminase, with protein MSHPEQSRHLATTIPGPKSQALIARKSAAVARGVGNTMPVYAVRAGGGIVEDVDGNRLIDLGSGIAVTTIGNSSPRVVEAVATQAAEFTHTCFMVTPYEQYVAVCEHLNRLTPVRGDKRSALFNSGSEAVENAVKIARSHTHKPAVVAFDHAYHGRTNLTMALTAKAMPYKHGFGPFAPEIYRAPLSYPYRDAEFGKELATDGALAARRAIDVMEKQIGADNLAAVIIEPIQGEGGFIVPADGFLPALLGWCRDNDVVFIADEVQTGFARTGAMFACEHEGIDPDLIVTAKGIADGLPLSAVTGRAEIMDSPHVSGLGGTYGGNPIACAAALATIETIEADGLIARAQHIEQLMKDRLGRLQAEDERIGDVRGRGAMIAVELVKAGTTTPDPELTKALCAGAHTAGVIVLSCGTYGNVLRFLPPLTISDELLIEGLDVLELILRDL; from the coding sequence TTGAGCCATCCCGAGCAGAGCCGCCACCTGGCCACCACGATTCCCGGGCCGAAATCGCAAGCGTTGATCGCCCGGAAATCGGCGGCAGTCGCCCGCGGCGTCGGCAACACCATGCCCGTGTACGCGGTCCGCGCCGGGGGCGGCATCGTCGAAGACGTTGACGGCAATCGGCTCATCGATCTGGGGTCGGGCATCGCGGTGACCACCATCGGCAACTCGTCTCCGCGCGTCGTCGAAGCGGTAGCGACGCAGGCCGCCGAGTTCACCCATACGTGCTTCATGGTGACGCCGTACGAGCAGTACGTCGCGGTGTGCGAACACCTCAACCGGCTGACACCGGTCCGCGGGGACAAGCGTTCGGCCTTGTTCAACTCCGGGTCGGAGGCCGTGGAGAACGCGGTCAAGATCGCGCGGTCCCACACCCACAAGCCCGCCGTCGTCGCCTTCGACCACGCCTATCACGGGCGCACCAACCTCACGATGGCGCTGACCGCCAAGGCCATGCCCTACAAGCACGGCTTCGGCCCGTTCGCTCCGGAGATCTACCGAGCGCCGCTGTCCTACCCGTACCGCGACGCCGAGTTCGGCAAGGAACTGGCCACCGACGGCGCACTCGCGGCCAGGCGCGCCATCGATGTGATGGAAAAGCAGATCGGCGCCGACAACTTGGCCGCGGTCATCATCGAGCCCATCCAGGGCGAGGGCGGGTTCATCGTCCCGGCCGACGGGTTCCTGCCTGCGCTGCTGGGTTGGTGCCGCGACAACGACGTGGTGTTCATCGCCGACGAGGTGCAGACCGGGTTCGCCCGGACCGGCGCGATGTTCGCATGCGAGCACGAGGGCATCGACCCCGATCTGATCGTCACCGCCAAGGGCATCGCCGATGGCCTCCCGCTGTCCGCGGTCACCGGGCGGGCCGAGATCATGGACTCGCCGCACGTCTCCGGACTGGGCGGCACCTATGGCGGCAATCCGATCGCGTGCGCGGCGGCACTGGCCACGATCGAGACCATCGAGGCCGACGGATTGATCGCCCGCGCCCAGCACATCGAGCAGCTGATGAAAGATCGGCTGGGCCGGTTGCAGGCCGAGGACGAGCGGATCGGTGATGTACGCGGCCGGGGCGCGATGATCGCCGTCGAACTGGTCAAGGCCGGCACGACCACACCCGACCCTGAGCTGACCAAGGCGCTCTGCGCCGGTGCCCATACGGCCGGGGTGATCGTGCTGTCCTGCGGTACCTACGGCAACGTGCTGCGCTTCCTGCCGCCGCTGACCATCAGCGACGAGCTGCTGATCGAGGGGCTCGACGTGCTCGAGCTGATCCTGCGCGACCTCTGA
- the yajC gene encoding preprotein translocase subunit YajC has translation MDLVIFLPLLIVMGAFMFFASRRQRKAMQATIDLHNSLQIGDRVHTTSGLQGTITAITDDNVDLEIAPGVITTWMKLAVRDRIEEDTEEGAAVEESTGATELTESTGVTDAEGLKKD, from the coding sequence ATGGATCTCGTCATTTTCCTGCCCCTGCTGATCGTCATGGGCGCGTTTATGTTCTTCGCGTCGCGTCGTCAGCGCAAGGCCATGCAGGCAACCATTGACCTGCACAACTCGCTGCAGATCGGCGATCGGGTGCACACCACTTCGGGGTTGCAGGGCACGATCACCGCCATCACCGACGACAACGTCGATCTGGAGATCGCCCCAGGCGTCATCACCACCTGGATGAAGCTCGCCGTACGGGATCGCATCGAGGAAGACACCGAGGAAGGTGCCGCCGTCGAGGAATCGACGGGTGCCACCGAATTGACCGAGAGCACCGGTGTCACCGACGCCGAAGGCCTCAAGAAAGACTGA